The Synechococcus sp. RS9909 genomic interval TTTGCGATTGGTTGAGGTTCTGCACCCAATGGCGATCGAGGCGCTGGTTGGCCTCCAGCTCTGCAGCATTGAGGCCATGGCCGATCACCTGCTCGTAGTGCACCTCCTCGGGCAGGTGGCTGACCCAGCTGCTCATCAGATCGAGCACCACGGCGCAACTTGGAATGCGCTGCCGGTACAGCTGGGTGAGACGAAGGCGGAAGGCCGCATCCAGATGGTGCACGAAACGGGGTTCGGCGTAGAAGAGCGCGTCATCGCTGCCGTCGAGCTTGGTGCGCTGCGCCGCCGTGAGCACCTGCACCGCCATGGCCACTCTCGCGCTGAACACTGCTGCGGAACCTAAAGAAACCCTCGAAAAAACGCGATGCGCCCCCCTTCTCCCGAGCTAGGGCAGGGATGAACCCCACCCCCCCCAGACCCATGGTTCCCTTCGAAACCGAACTCGCCAGCACCGGCACAGCGCCGGTGGCCGAGCCCACCACCTCCACCACGACCGCCCGCCGCAGCATGCGCGAGCAGATGGTGGAGGTGATCGATCCACTGCAAAAGCAGCTCGACGCCAAGCTGCACGAACTCGATGAAACGCTGCGCCCTCGCCTGGAGCAACCCGTGAAGGAGAAGCCCCTGCTCGCCGTGGCCGTTTCCGCAGGTGTCGGCGTTCTCGTGGGCGCGCTCACGGTGATGGCCGTTCTGGCTGGCGCCCGCTCAAAGGCCGAGTGAGGCGAGCAGCTCCCGTTGCGCCCTCCTGCCGGTGATCGCATGGGCGGCCATGGCGCCGCTGGCGGCCACCGGCGGGATGCCGATCCCCGGAAAGGTGCTGGCACCGCAGTGAAGCAAGCGCTTCAGCGGTGTCTGCACCCCGGGAAACAACCCCTTGGCGGCAGACAGCGCCGGGCCATAGCTGCCCTGATGCACCGAAAGAAAATGGCGATGGGTGAGCGGCGTGCCTTCCATCACCAGATGGCAACGGCTGCGCAGGTCGGGGATGCGCTGCTCGAGCACCTGCCAGAACAGGGCGCAACGCTGTTGACGCAGCTGGGCATAGGCCTCAGAGCCACGGTCAAGATCAGCCCAGAGGTGCCAGGGTTCGTTGGCCGGTGTGTAGGCATGCAACACGTGCTGGCCTGGAGGCGCCAGGGTCGGATCGAGCACGGAGGGGATCGACACCACCACGGCATTGCACTCCGCCGCGATCCCACGCTGCCAGTCACCCACCCAGACGGTGTGAATCGGCAGATCCTCCAGACCCGCCGCATCAAAACCGAGATGCAGATGAAGAAAGGAGCCGCAGGCCGGCGTCTGCAGCCGCTGGCGCCGCCAGGCAGGCACCGCTGCTTCGGGCAACAGGGAGGCAGTGTTCCAGGCATCGGCATTGCTCACCACATGGTGGGCACGCCACTGCTCGCCATTGGCCAGCACCACACCAACGGCGTGATCATCCTCCACCACCACCTGCTGCACCCGCGCCCCCAGACGCAGCTCTCCGCCATGGGCCTCCAGCCCCCGCACCAGGGCCGCCACCACCGCCGCACTGCCGCCACGGGGGAAATCAAGGCAGGCTTCCGGATCAAACCATTCGCCGAACAGGGTCGCCATTGCCGCGGCATTGGTGTCGGCCATCGGCATGCCGCTGATCAGGAAGCAGAGCAGATCCACCCAATGGCGCAGGAAGGGATCCTGCAGATGGCGGTCCACCAGCGGGCCGAAGGCACCACTGAGATGGCGCAGGGCGGGCAGGTGGGGCAACAGGCGACCACTGCGCCGCAACAACGGCCCCAGGCCTTCGAGCCCATTGGCAGGAAGCGCCAACAGGGGCAGGGCGTCGGCAGCTGCAGCGATCGGCTTCAGCACCGCAGCGAAACGACGCCATTCCTCCACCACCGCAGGCCCACGCAGGTCGGCCACCACCCGCTCAAACCCCTCCGCCCCCACACCGATGCGCAGGTGCCCCTCCGGCAGCAGCACATCCCAGTCGCGATACGACACCACCTCCAGGGGCTGGTCCAACGCCCGCAGGATCTGGGCCAGGGGATTGGCACTCGGCCATCGGCCCAGACCGCTCCAGAGCGAGGGACCTGACTCGAAGTGATAGCCCTGGCGTTCAAAACCATGGGCGGCGCCGCCCGCATGGCCGTGCGCCTCCAACACCACCACCTCAAGGCCCGCCCGGGCACAAAGCGCTGCACAGCAGAGGCCGCCGATGCCGCTGCCGATCACGATCACGTCGGTTGTCGATGCCATCGCCCCGCCACCCGCGGATCGTTCAGTCCGAGTCATAGCCGGTCATCCCTGGTCAACGAATGATTCATGCCGAGGTGGCTGGGCATCGATAGGTTCGGAACACCACAACCAACGGGCATGGCGGGCGAATCAGAGACCATCAACAACGCAACAGGGCCATCGCTGCCGCTCTGGCGCCGGACGCCACCGTTGGTGTTGCCGATGCTGGTGTTAAGCGCCGGTCTGGTGATCGCCGGAGCGGTCGCCGTAAAAGGGATCCGCACCGCCGCCGACACGATCACGGTGACTGGAGCAAGCACGGAACGCATCCGCAGCGACTACGCCGACTGGACCGTGGTGGTGTCGGGCAGTGGCGGCAGCCAGCAGGCGGCTTACCAGAATCTTCAACCCGATTTGCAACGCACCCTCACCTTCCTGCGTGAGCAAGGCCTGCCCGACGAGGCGCTGCAGCTCGCGGTGCTGGAGTCGAACAGCAATCCCGTGCGCAACCGGGTCACCGGTGCCCTGATCAGCACGGAGTGGATCGCCCGCCAGCCGATCCGGATCAGTTCCGCCGATGTCGATCGGATCGCCAAGGTGTCCCGAGCCATCGGCAGTCTGATCGGCGATGGCGTGTCATTGACGATCCAACCACCGGCCTACACCTACACCAAGCTGGAGGGGAAGCGGGTCGACATGCTCGCCAAGGCCACCGCCGATGCGCGCAACCGGGCTGTGGCCATCGCCCGCCAGGCCGGCTCCGGAATCGGCGCGATCACCAAAGCCGACACCGGCACCTTCCAGATCACCGTGCCCAATTCCACCGAGATGGGCAGCTACGGCTCCTATGACACCCGCACGATCGACAAAGACATCACCGCCGTGATGGGTGTGACGTTCCGGGTGCAATAGGGATCAGCCGTGCGGTGGACACGACGGCTGCTGGCGCCAAGAGTGCTGCTGCCCTGGATCCTGTTAGGCCTGGCCTGGCTGCTGGAGTTACTTGACCAGCTGATCGGTGCAGGGCGCTGGTCACTGGCCATGGGCCCAGGCACGCCCTGGTGGACGCTGTTCACCGCCCCGTTCAGCCATGGCGGCCTCGGGCATCTGCTGACCAACAGCCTGGTGTTTGTGCCCCTGAGCTATCTCGTGCTGATCCGAGGCTTCAAGGCCTACCTGGCCGTGTGGATCGGCGTGATCCTGATGGAGATTCCAATCTGGCTGCTCTGGCCGGTCGGCAGCCATGGGCTGTCGGGGGTGATCTACGGACTCCTGGGCTATCTGCTGCTGATCGGCTGGCTGGAGCGACACCCCCTGGCCCTGGCCCTCAGCCTGACGGCGCTGCTGCTCTACGGCAGCGCTTTGCCGGGGCTGCTTCCTTGGCTGACGCCAGCGGGAGTGAGCTGGATCGGCCACGCCAGCGGCTTTGCAGGTGGGGTCGTCGCCGCCCTAGCGGTGTCACGCCAACAGCGCCGATCCTCCGCCAGGCCCTGAACGATCAGGCGTCGTCATCCGACGGGGGTTGCTCGCCATGGGATGGTGCGCCAAGAAAGCGACCCGACCAGCGCACGGCCAGCACCACACAGGCCGCCCCGTAGCCGATGAAGGTGATCACCTGACCGGCCGAACCACTGGCATACACCTCCTGATTGAGCAGGAGCCAGTCGACCAGGGATGAGGCCGTGCCCCAGAGCAGCACCCACACCGACACGTACAGCACACCTTTCATCACTCAACCCCCTTCCATCGACTGCTGATGGCTGTGCTGGCGATACACGTCACTCAAAGGCTCATCCTCCGTTTCACCCGCGGAAACAGGCGCTGACGGGTGGGGCGTCGGCGGAGGCTCGGAATCGGAACGCTCCACGCCAGCTTCTTCTCGGGCGATCGCGCGCGCATAGGCGGACTCAAGGTCGGATGCCTCGGAGGCTGGATCGCGGGCATGATCACGGGCCATGGGAGCGGGTGCCTGAAGCCGGTCAACCCTCCCATTCTCCCAGGCCTTCGCCAACACCCAAGAGCCTTGAACAAGCAGCAGCGGGCCCAGCGCATTCTTGAGCGCCTGAACGAGCACTATCCGGAGCCGCCGATCCCGCTCGACCACAGCGATCCCTTCACCCTTCTGGTGGCGGTGCTGCTCAGCGCCCAATGCACCGACCGCAAAGTCAACGAGGTGACGCCGGCTCTTTTCGCCGCCGCACCCACCCCCCAGGCACTCGCCGCCCTGGAGGAGGGCGAAATCCTGAGCTTCATCCGCCAGCTGGGTCTGGCGAAGACCAAGGCTCGCCATCTCAAGAAATTGGCTCACATCCTCGTGGAGATCCATGGCGGCGAGGTGCCACGCAGCTTTGAGGAGCTGGAGGCCCTACCCGGCGTGGGCCACAAAACAGCCAGCGTGGTGATGGCCCAGGCCTTTGGCGTGCCCGCGTTCCCGGTCGACACCCACATTCACCGACTGGCCCAGCGCTGGGGCCTCAGCAAGGGACTGAGCGTGGAACGCACCGAAGCCGACCTGAAGGCCCTCTTTCCGAAGGAGGCCTGGAATCGCCTGCACCTGCAGATCATTTTTTATGGCCGGGACCACTGCACGGCAAGGGGCTGCGATGGCACGGTGTGCCCGCTCTGCCGGGAGCTGTATCCCAAGCGCCGCACGCCCGTAACCTGGCGCAAGCCTTAGGGGATGTGGAAGCCACGACACTGCAAACGTCAAAAGACTGTTACGTTACGTAGCAATCCACCCCGGAGAGTCGATGGACCGCGATCAAACCCTTCCTAACCAGGCCAGCGACAAGTGGTTTCAGAACGCCGCAGCCCGCGCCATCCACGAAGAGCAACTGGAACGCGTCGAGCGCTTCAACGGCCGCGCTGCCATGCTCGGCATCGTGATCGGCATCCTCACCGAAGCCCTCACCGGTCAGGGCATCGTGCACCAGATCGGCCTTGGCCCCCTCGTGGATGGCTATGCCGCCTGCAGCACCCGCTTCCTGCCCTTCTGCTTCTGATCCCCGGAAGAAGTTCAGTCGCCATCAAGGATCGAGGCCGCAGCTAAGGTGATGAGCTGCGAAATCCACCTGGATGGCCAAAAAACGGCGCAAGCTCAGCAAACCGATGGAGGCCGCCATCAGTGCGGCCCAGAAAAAGGTGGAGCTGATCACCGCCAAAATTCGCGACATTCGCGACGAAGACATCCAGAATGAATTCGCGGAGGCCTTCTCGGGTGTCCACGCCACCCTCACGCAGCTCAGCAAGCTCTACATTCTCGAAGGTTTTTCAGAGGAGAGCGAAGCCCTTCTGAGCGACTATGGCCGTCTCATTCAGGAATTCGAAGAGGACTACGAGCTTTAACCGAATCATCTTTCGGTCTGCTGGGCTCTGCTTCTGCGCAAGCTTCCTAGCTCTTGTTGCCACACCCGCCTCCTCAGCAAGACCATCGCCCAATCTTGAAGATCGAGAACTGGAGACTCTGAGTCGCCGTTACGAGGTTGACCTCTCCACCAAAGCGCAAAGGCTCAACCTCCATGAGATTGCCATTCTCAGTTTCAAGCAGAATCCACGTCTTCCCGCACGACAGCTAGACCAACGCAGTCAGGAATGGAAAACGATCCAACTGCGAAGAGAGTGGCTTCCAGAGCTTGGTTTGAACGCATTCATCGGACGAGGTCGCCGCATTGAAACGATTAA includes:
- a CDS encoding NAD(P)/FAD-dependent oxidoreductase encodes the protein MASTTDVIVIGSGIGGLCCAALCARAGLEVVVLEAHGHAGGAAHGFERQGYHFESGPSLWSGLGRWPSANPLAQILRALDQPLEVVSYRDWDVLLPEGHLRIGVGAEGFERVVADLRGPAVVEEWRRFAAVLKPIAAAADALPLLALPANGLEGLGPLLRRSGRLLPHLPALRHLSGAFGPLVDRHLQDPFLRHWVDLLCFLISGMPMADTNAAAMATLFGEWFDPEACLDFPRGGSAAVVAALVRGLEAHGGELRLGARVQQVVVEDDHAVGVVLANGEQWRAHHVVSNADAWNTASLLPEAAVPAWRRQRLQTPACGSFLHLHLGFDAAGLEDLPIHTVWVGDWQRGIAAECNAVVVSIPSVLDPTLAPPGQHVLHAYTPANEPWHLWADLDRGSEAYAQLRQQRCALFWQVLEQRIPDLRSRCHLVMEGTPLTHRHFLSVHQGSYGPALSAAKGLFPGVQTPLKRLLHCGASTFPGIGIPPVAASGAMAAHAITGRRAQRELLASLGL
- a CDS encoding rhomboid family intramembrane serine protease — its product is MLLPWILLGLAWLLELLDQLIGAGRWSLAMGPGTPWWTLFTAPFSHGGLGHLLTNSLVFVPLSYLVLIRGFKAYLAVWIGVILMEIPIWLLWPVGSHGLSGVIYGLLGYLLLIGWLERHPLALALSLTALLLYGSALPGLLPWLTPAGVSWIGHASGFAGGVVAALAVSRQQRRSSARP
- the nth gene encoding endonuclease III, whose product is MNKQQRAQRILERLNEHYPEPPIPLDHSDPFTLLVAVLLSAQCTDRKVNEVTPALFAAAPTPQALAALEEGEILSFIRQLGLAKTKARHLKKLAHILVEIHGGEVPRSFEELEALPGVGHKTASVVMAQAFGVPAFPVDTHIHRLAQRWGLSKGLSVERTEADLKALFPKEAWNRLHLQIIFYGRDHCTARGCDGTVCPLCRELYPKRRTPVTWRKP
- a CDS encoding SIMPL domain-containing protein; this encodes MAGESETINNATGPSLPLWRRTPPLVLPMLVLSAGLVIAGAVAVKGIRTAADTITVTGASTERIRSDYADWTVVVSGSGGSQQAAYQNLQPDLQRTLTFLREQGLPDEALQLAVLESNSNPVRNRVTGALISTEWIARQPIRISSADVDRIAKVSRAIGSLIGDGVSLTIQPPAYTYTKLEGKRVDMLAKATADARNRAVAIARQAGSGIGAITKADTGTFQITVPNSTEMGSYGSYDTRTIDKDITAVMGVTFRVQ